The following nucleotide sequence is from Zea mays cultivar B73 chromosome 1, Zm-B73-REFERENCE-NAM-5.0, whole genome shotgun sequence.
gagctaaagttcctgaaatagaccttgcaaggatatgcaatccgtttgctgaatctttatgtgcatatacttccagaagaatatgttttgccttattgatacgattttgcaaggatcagggggagcacatttataaagttagcccttgtagaagattcgatagaatctagatcctaacggatcgaaatctgtcacgatgacagctgttgtactctttttcccttggtgagttttcttgaagtttctcacatgaggtttttaacgaggcaacaaagtgcaaatgcaatttgtatcaccatgcactctttctccacatttttcccactgggtcttttggagttttaacgaggcatgtgttggtcgcggtattcgcccaagggggagtgttaagtaaccctagttagggttatgtgggcaaatatctgctttgcccctgaggggtctcacatctctatataaggaacctgtacaccccctcataatacagagaaCAGAAAGAGGCCAGAAGCCCAACCCTATATCAAGTGTTTCGTGTGTTTACTCTGTTGtgtttatgggaagggagacgggttctctacatcttcttacgcctctactgctgacggaagagaagggagcggatctggtgatccgtggtaacgtagttctcaacaaaaACAAACGCCGAGAAAAGTCGAGGATAGAAAGAGATGGTCGCGTACTCGCATCTCGCATGAGGGAGAGAACGAAAAAAAATGGATAAAGGCCCACCATAGGGCAGGGGAGGCACGTAGTATCACGTGACCGGAACGTTGCCCACTCTGCCAAAAAGGCCCACCATAGGGCCCAGTCACGTGCTGGACCACCCACCATTCCCTGCTCTATCTCTCCCGTTTCTTCCCTCCGTTTTTTTGAAGTAAAACGTTTCTTCCCTCCGTTGAAAAGCTTTATTACCTGCCACTGCCAGGGAGGGAAAAAAGAACCATACAGAGTAGAAGTAACAAAAAAACAAATAAACCACAATGGAAGCTGTTGCAACCTAATTAACGAGCATACTTCGTGCAGCTTAGCAGTGAAAGATAGAATGACGAACAAACGACTGATCAGCATTCACACATGGTTTCGTTTTCTTGGAGAATTGTTCACTCAACTAAAAGAAGACGGCACGCGCTGACGTCGTGCACTGTTGGGGCGGCACGGACGGACGCCGAACGCGCGCGCGCGTGCCAGCGATGCTTTGCTAAACCACAACCAATTATCAGTCATGGGCTCATGGCCATTCGTGTACACTCGATACATGGCGGGTTTAGGAAAAGCATGATCGCTGCGCAATTTATACCAACAGAACTCATAGAGCTTAGAAAAAAAAAGCAGGGCGGGGAGCTAGGTAGGCAATAACAATTTTAATAGTAATAATTAACAAAAAAAAGAGAAATAATGGAAATATCTGGAATATTTCGCAGAAAGATCTAGCAAGCTCCGATCCATGCACGCAAATGCACGACGCGAGAGCTTCCTCCGTGCCGGTTGCCTTGCCGGGCAGGCAGCTAATCAACACACGCCGTAGTCACGGAACATGAGCTCCGGCCCGGCGGATCCCGCCGCTGCCGCCGAAGCGTCACGGTGGGTTCCGCGGATGAGGACGAGCTCCTTCTGGCGGCGCAGCTCCATGACCTTGCGGTGCGAGTTGGAGTGCTGCGTGAGCACGAAGGTGGGGCTGGACGCGGGGCGGTACTCGGGCACCAGCCGCCCGGACTTGAACCGCACGCCGCACGCGTTGCACAGGGTCTTGGGGCCCAGCGGCCCCGTCCGCCACTGCGGCGTCGTCTCCGACGCGCAGTGCGTGCACCGGCGCACGCCGCCCTCCACGCCCACTGCCACTACCTCCCCGGCGGGCCCCGGGCTCTTCCTGCCGCGGCTGCCGCCGTTGCTCGGGCGTGCCGGCTTGTTGTTCGTCGACGCCGGCGTGAAGTCCGAGGACGAGCAGGACGTTGACGGGGACGGCTGCGATGGCGGGCGCGGCACGAGGGAGTGCCACGCCGCGGCGGCCGCGCGGGACGACCGCTTgctgcgcgcgccgcggccggGCGCCGCGGTGGCGCAGCTGTCCTGCCCGCCCGAGGTGCCTCCTGCTCTAGTGCCGGCGGTGTTCGCAGCCgcagccgctgccgctgccgctgctgccATTGCGGCGTGCGTGGCCGACGAGTAATTCGGCATGTCCGAGTAGGAGTCGTCCACGAACTTGGACAGCCACTCCAGCTCGGCAGCTTCCTCGCTCTGGATCATCATATATATATATCGCAATTGTTTAGAGATCTGATGAAATCGAAACCTCTCTAAGCACAGTAGCTAGGTAGCACATGCATGCCGGCACAGGTATTAATAAATTCGTCATATTATTCAATAATTTTGGTACTTACGGGTATGTAGAACTCGTCGGCGAAGGAGAGGAGCGACGTCTGGTGGTCCGACGAGTTGGCCGTGGGCGACGGCTCACCGACCATGGCGCCCCCCGAGTGGTGGTGTCCCTTGTTGGCAGCAGCCGCGGTGGGGAAGAACTCGTGGGCGCCAGCGCCGGTGGAGAGGTCGAGATTCTCGAGAAGGTCGTCCACGCGCATGGCCGTGGCGTCGCCGCCCACGGGCGGCATGCCGTAGTAATGGTGGTGGTGCGCCGCGGAGTACCCGGCGCCGCCGCTGTGGTGGCTGCTCGTCGGCGCCGTGGTGATGCTGGAGGCGTTGTGGTGGTACGTGCCGCCCATTCCCATGCCGAGCTCCACCCCCATGGCGGCCATTTCCCACTCCGACGCCATCGCGAACACACACGCAGGAGGTAGCTAAGAGCTAACCGTACGACGTACTGGCACTGCTACTTGATTGGCACAGGTCGGTTCCTTGAAACGAGCAATTACTGACAGTGCTCGCTCCAGTACGAGCTAGCTAGTAGCTAGGCGATAGCCTTGCTAGTCTCACTGTCTCAGTGACGAGAGTGAGTGcatggagagagaggaggggatggAGTGGAGTGATGAGAGCGGGAGCGGTGTGACGAGGGGGAAGAAATAGTGCTGTGCTGTGCTCTCGATCGGGGGGCTCCAGTCACTTGATCACCATTCACCAGTAGTAACAGAGGGAAAGGGGTTGATGCGGAGTAGTAATTAATATAGAGGTGATGTGAGGAGAGAGATGGAGCTAGTGgcatgtgtgtgtgtgtttgacaAAAGTTGTGCTGTGCATTACGGGGGGTAAACATAGGATTAGATTAGCGCAGAGGGGCGAGGAAGCTGCAGTGCAGCAGAGACCCCCCCCCCCAACGTGCTCCGTCGCATGCACCCACATTCATatgctccaccaccaccaccactcgtCTCACACGCAGTCATTCACACACTACTCTCCCTCTCCATGGCATAATTCCGTTAGCTACTGGCTGTACCATTACCAGTACCAGCAGTCCCCCAGTACTTTACAAAACTattaaaagaagaaaaaaaaaactgaAGAAACAGAGGGGGTGGAGAAAGAATCCGGTTACTTTAACCGCAATGAATGCACACGACCACGTGACTCCCATGAGCTGTAGCCTGCGCAACTGTCTGCCGAAGCATCCTGGCGGAAATCAATGCTGCTCGTCTCGCAGGGGCATTCCGCATTATTCATACGTACGCAGCACAGCaggcaggggggggggggggggggggggggggggggggtggaaaCAGGGGTGGAATCTGGAATCGAATTGCTGTGAATTCGGATCCACACACGTCACATTTTACTActtatgttttatttatttattctgGACTCACATGTATGGATACGAAGCTTTTCGACTATGAATATAGAACGGATGTTACATAGTATTCGAATTTTAATTCGAATATTTtacttgattcaaattcaaatccatCCTGTTAAATTaaaactagtcggttgcccgtgtgtTGCGACGACTTACAACAGTACATatataaactatccaccaaaaaaaaATCAAGATTTTTTACTGATTGActccgctctccgtataatataTTTTTAATTTGGCTAACTGATATTATTATTTACTCCATCTAATATgttttggtacaacacgaccaatgaagtgagcgattagaagagagttcacaacgactgactgaacgaaaaaagattataaaatgacatgatTCCACCATAcaaagaccaaataagagaaaggttttattgatgcctgaatttagcaatcactccatattttgatctatcttttttataagtttgagttcatgtgactttttagctccatataaattatgctaattcgtagcaattactaacgtttaaaaccaacaaataacctttcattttattgttagtgtgacaaatcattgttgcttcatccaattcagcaacctcaaataccatggagtccattgcttcaatgtggtctcagaaacgacctaatgcttgcaagagtcaAGACCGTCGTGCcgcgcttgggctgtagcctcggccgtagtgctggtccggctcgacacgattatatatttttttattttataaaaaacgtatatacatatatatatatatatatttatattcaatattaaaaatataTAAGCataatgttctactggttagacaactttaatttatcagggcatgggttcgaacctCACCTCCTGCattgttttttaacattttac
It contains:
- the LOC103644154 gene encoding GATA transcription factor 2-like, with translation MASEWEMAAMGVELGMGMGGTYHHNASSITTAPTSSHHSGGAGYSAAHHHHYYGMPPVGGDATAMRVDDLLENLDLSTGAGAHEFFPTAAAANKGHHHSGGAMVGEPSPTANSSDHQTSLLSFADEFYIPSEEAAELEWLSKFVDDSYSDMPNYSSATHAAMAAAAAAAAAAANTAGTRAGGTSGGQDSCATAAPGRGARSKRSSRAAAAAWHSLVPRPPSQPSPSTSCSSSDFTPASTNNKPARPSNGGSRGRKSPGPAGEVVAVGVEGGVRRCTHCASETTPQWRTGPLGPKTLCNACGVRFKSGRLVPEYRPASSPTFVLTQHSNSHRKVMELRRQKELVLIRGTHRDASAAAAGSAGPELMFRDYGVC